The genome window AGTAACCTTCTGTGATTTATTCTTAAGCAATCTGGCAAAAACACAGACGTATCCGatttttttaggttttatgGCTTCTGTTCACAAGTTTGCAAACTTTGCATTATATACCTTCTTACCGCAAAGAAtaattgcagtttttaaaaaaggccttgtaaaaaaagtatttgttttatctTGTTTTGTAGTGCTTGTGTGATGTCTATTTCGACATTTGCACTTTTGTGCCAGGCcacttttgtttgtaaaatttcATGCCAAAGAAAACTCCTTACCGCGAGCGTCTTTCGACTTcctgtttaaaagaaatgacGTATTGAGTTGATTGGTCGTATTGAGTTGATAACTGAGTTGATTGGTCAACTCAGTTGCCAAAGAAAAGCACCTGGATAGGTTACTAGATAACAATATTGGATCACTGTTGGCTGTCTCTCACGAAACTCTTCAACACGCTAAAGCTAAGATGCCATCAAAGCTGAAGTGTAATGCAGGAAAGAGACCGGTAGGACCATGATGAGAttaaatttttctttaaattgtgATAAGAGAAAAGACTCGAGTGATCGCTGTCCATGCAGCACGATTGCCTACACTGCAAATCGCGCTGCAATTAGAAACCAGCTATTCAGACAGCATTAACACAAAGCACAGGACCTTGTAAAACCAGCTCTCTAAGCTGAGTTGAAAAAGTCTTCTTGGATACGTGAATTACCGTCCCGCAAATGACACGTGGATAATTATTCTACCCGTTATATTAGCAGTTCACCCCGCCCGGATGCAGGACTCTGCGCCCATCTATCGTTTTGCTCGCGGTGAATGAATTCCCGCGTCTCGGCAGAAGATGGCGCCCGCAGCGTTTCCAGTGCCCAGGACATTAAGCTaacttaaaatttaaaatgatttttttaaacataaataacgTTTCTTATGTGTCCCCACTATCTATTCTTATACTTAACCATGAAATAGGTTAAATCTTActtgtatttgcattttttgtgtaattACATAGTCAATCTATGCTTTTGCATAAAAATATACTATTTTAGATACCTATTACATTTGTAGTTGTGTCCCCAGGTTTTTACTCAGCCCTGTTGCCCTAACACGTCCTCACCTCTGAAAACCTTCAAATGTTCCACAAGACATGTTTTCAGCAGAAAGTTTCATCATCTTGTTCTTTTGAAGgcaatgtgaataaaaaaagtgaattttctcagtatcttttttgtgtgttttatgataTTTAAGGTATGAATGGAGAGGGTCCATCCGAGTCCTGTTGCctaaattatattttggaagttatttgtttgtttaaaaaaataggaaatccacaaaaaagttgaaatgtcttcatgttattagcatttacatttatgcatttggcagatgcttttatccaaaccaacTTACATATCATTATACtattcatttctcttttttgtttctGAGCATGTGCAGTCgttgggatcaaacccatgaccttgacttTGCAGGACCACCCTCTAACCACTTATGGAGCTCACCGACTGTCATCTGAAAGTTAAGATCTTAATTCATCAGCGAGTTATGAAGTcagtcatttattcatttgtaattAGTACAGTCTAGTATTAATCCGAAGCACTGATAATCAAATTAATGCTCCAGTCTTGATAAGCCttgtataaatgtgttaaacatAACTTCTCACTAAATACCTCATTACCGAAAATTCTGCAGGACATCGTTTATGAGTATGAatagttttactttaaaaggatAATAGAGACCTTTTGCTGCCCGATAGCCACAAGCTATAGCTACAAACATTAACAAACCAATGTGAGAAAAGAAACGTGTACCCAGAAACCCCTTTTCCTGCTGTATGGACACAGCAGTATGTATCATTGGGTGAACAGTTGCCTCtttatcaaaaatgtattacaacaaACTTCCTTCTCCTTTTTGATAGCCAATATCTGAAGCAACATCATATGACATTAACAACAAAAGTCTCATCCTACAAAGATCTGGATTCAAATggacatttaaagaaacattagtaagaaaaataattgaacACTCAATACAACAAATCAGTTTTGAAAGGTTAAGTTTTTACATATGGAATAGAGTAAGTGGAACAACATTAGTTGGAAGCATATAATCGGGTGTCAAAATAACATACCTCTCCAactttttacaaattaaaaaaaaaactccgtTAAAGAACATAAGCAGTgacattaaataattattttgataattttaCATGACATGAAAAACAATGCTTGCGACTTTTGTAAAAgtagagaaaaagagaaaatttgGGTATGCAAGCAAATTGAGAGCACGTGGCTGAAATCCAGGATTATCTCACATTACTGCACCTTTTCATATAACCTCTAATAACAACGCATACACGTATTTAACAATCACCATCTCAGTACAGAAAGGTTGAAGCATGCAAGTTCTcagttcatttttgttgttgtctttGGCTTGTCAAATCAACATTGATTCTTGAGAGAATACAGTATGGGGATATTGAAATAACATCTCGGTAACTAATGACAATCTTAGTTTATGTTTACAAGAGATTGTTTCAAAGAACAGAGCTCAGAATGTCCATGCAACATTACAGATGTTCAACAAACCCTGAATTTACAAGATTTCAAGAAATAATTCACAACCTCATTTTACACAGAATTACAAAAATCTTTACATAGATGCTACAGCACTCCCATGACCTCCGATTAACCAGTGTGCTGTCACACCCTCAAAGGATCCACGCAAACATGATTTTGTAAAAACAGGAAATTAAGTCTTAAAAATTGAGCTAAACAATTAAGTATTCCGTGTTACAAAACTAATAGTATAACATTTAGCTGAAGGGGAAAAAAACATGGGTCTCCTGAACCTGCACAATAGAATTTGCTAAAAGCTTTAGTAATTGTGTCCAGAACTTCAGAATAAAGACGTTCCTGAAACCCCAGGTGTAGCTCAAGACCACAGGAGAATATTTTCTATATGCAGAATACCTTTTATCAATAGGTGTTACAAGATAAAATACTTTCTATATTCAATTAACATGATCAGACGTCTAAATTCTTGAAACCTTTCTTGTAAAAATAAAGCATAGCCATAAtgacagaacaaaaataaaagttcttaaAGAAAACAGCATACAAAGAGTGCAGTATGTTAGACCTCATACGTCCTAAACACTTAAAAGTGTGAGCTAAACTGAGCctgcaaaacacatttaatcCGATTCAAAACTAGACAATTAAAGCCCCCGAAATGtggtactttaaaaaaaatagtccTGGGgcaaaaaaaagacaagacaGGATTCCTTTCAGATTAATGGTCTGAGTATAATGTACAGTGGGCTGAATGCAGCCCTTTCAACAACCTCTGAAATGGTGAGTCCCATTGGGCAGATGCCACACTGAAGCGGGGTTTAATGATTGGACTGAGGGCACATAACAGCCACGTTTGTACTTATTTATATCCCTGCTGGTTCCAGGCCTGGCCGTAGACGCCATAAGTGGGCACCTGCCAACCGTTGGGAACGTACTGACCCATCTGCTGACCGTTGCCGTATGACTGACCCCATTGTCCGTAAGGCTGGGCCGCATAGGTCGGTTTATTCTGCTGTGGCATGGAAAATAAGACAGTTAGGAGGTTCCCGTCACATGCAAGAAGGTATAGTAAACACATGAAAGGTGCCAATCAAGGTAAAGTGGTACCTGGGGCATCTGCATCTGTTGCATTGATCTCATATCAGCGGTTTCTTTGCCCCAGTAGCATTTCACCGTGTTGCCCTCAATGCAGGTCCCATTTACGGACACTATGGCATGGGCGGCACCCTCGTGAGAGTCAAACCTGGCAAAGAGGaagcaaaatgcatttttcacaCAATAAATGGCACAAGAATAGCTTTGAGTCACACAACTAGTATTTCATACCTCACAAATGAGTAGCCTTTTTCTGGGAAGACCCTGATCTCCATTATCTGCCCGAATGGTGAGAAAGTCTGTCTCATCAGCTGATCTACAGcagaggagaaaaaaaacacttagaTCTTTCAAATCGCATGGGGgtgtctttggataaaagaaatttatacaaacCTGAAAGGCCAGTAGCAATTCCACCACAATACACAGTGCAGTTACTTGGACTTGACTGGTTCAGAACCTCCTCATAGGACAAGTGTTTGCTGCTAGCTGCACGAGAGGACagacaatatttatattttatcaaaaaTTCTCAATGTGTTCCCCAAAGAACCGATCACTAGACATTTTGTGACTATATCATTTCTGCTATTTCCTAACTACTAAATGAAACATGATTATGACACTAAACTAATCAATTCCAGTTAAACCGACTTACTTTCATTATTTGGTTTGGGAGCGGATGGCTTCCTTGTGGCCCAGTTTGTTCTGATCTGTCTTCCACCCAGCCATTGGCCGTTCATTTGCTGAATGGCACTCTCTGCATCCTATGAGagacaacaacataaaaagtGAACAATAAGAAAATAGAAGCACATTCAATAATGTCACAAGCATAACTGTCACTATGGCCATATGCAAACTCTCACCCATTTATTAATGAAGGAGATAAAACCGTATCCTTTAGATTTTCCAGTAGCCAGATCCTTCACCACACGGGCATCACTGAATGTACcaaatgttacattaaaatacagattttttttttaagagatttTGAAATGCTTTATCAAATTGTGCCACTTACGATATCTTTCCAAATGGAGCAAAGGCTGCTCTGACATCATCTGTCGAGATTTCTGGACTCAGGTCACCAACAAACACATGGAAATGATCTACGATAATAATTTGAAGGGAAAACATAAGGGAATCTCAAACCACACAGCATGAGAGAAATAATCCACATTATACACTTAGAGGCAAGTACATCCTTTCAGTAATAAAATCCATGCATCAGTCAAACTAACATGCTTTTTAACAGGACACTTACTGCTTGTGTCTTTCTTCTGACTGCTTGGTGTTGAGGCCCAGTTAACTTTCATATCCTGTGAGGAACAGCAGAGGAGAAAGATGGAagagtgaaaaaaacaaaaactacaGTCGCCTGCATGTAAGCCGCATTTTATGACTTCTCtccaaacacagaaacaataaTCGGACAAAATGGCGATCCGTCATGTTCTAATTCAAAAAAGAATGGTGACTTTAAACAAACCAGATTCTGAAATTATTTTCtacatagtaaaaaaaattctaaatagCAAGAGACTTACAACAGAGTGACATTATCAACTTGTATTACTCCTCAAATGGTCCTTCATTACCTGTTGAGGATAAAATATTTGCACTGAATATATTTTCTCCAAGGCTTTTCTAAAGCTGAAGGCCTGGTATAGGTGCAAACGATGATAAAGCAAAGCTAGATGTTAAGTGGAGGACGTGACGAGGGACTGAAAAAAGGAATGTTCAACTTGAACCCAAGCGATGGATGATCGGAGTACGTTTTTGTGACATGGTAGAATCATGTGGCACTCCAATGGACATATAAAAGCTTCAGACATGCTCAAAGTTAGATTTGATTTCCTTAAGAGATACAGAAACAATATAGGCCATAATCTGTATACTAGTACATATTCACATTTATAGTTCAATACGCTTTCCTTAGTCCTACAGtctaaaactttaaaaacacctTTGAGACCGTTACATCCAGGGTAGCCAATCCTGCTCCTGCACGGCTACCTTCCTCAGTCCAGGCCGTGTTTGAAATCACCCCATGCCCTCATTCACTTTTCCTTATGCTGGAAGTGCGCAGCGGGCAAGACAGAGGACTTCCATTCAGAGTAATGGAAGGAATGTAGTTGCAAGCTGTCGGGTGTACATCGATTGTACATCAACGATTGTGCATCATGGGATTAAATGAGTGCACTCGATAATGCCAGCTGTGGTTTCGGATCGTGCTAAAAATGACCATCCCCTCCAATAGTGCACTATATTAAGATACAGGGTGCCAATTCAAACGCAAGATCACCCTGCATACCAATTTACCACCCATCCTTAACAGAATTTATATTAGTTGTATGTCATAGTATGTAGAAATAAGTATCCTTAAAGGACCCGGTTGGTATACTATTTCTGGTTAAGATCAAAGTGGTGA of Triplophysa dalaica isolate WHDGS20190420 chromosome 4, ASM1584641v1, whole genome shotgun sequence contains these proteins:
- the tia1l gene encoding cytotoxic granule-associated RNA binding protein 1, like isoform X3 — encoded protein: MMMMMMDEDQPKTLYVGNLSRDVTEALILQVFSQIGPCKSCKMIIDTAGNDPYCFVEFYENRHAAAALAAMNGRKILGKDMKVNWASTPSSQKKDTSNHFHVFVGDLSPEISTDDVRAAFAPFGKISDARVVKDLATGKSKGYGFISFINKWDAESAIQQMNGQWLGGRQIRTNWATRKPSAPKPNNETSSKHLSYEEVLNQSSPSNCTVYCGGIATGLSDQLMRQTFSPFGQIMEIRVFPEKGYSFVRFDSHEGAAHAIVSVNGTCIEGNTVKCYWGKETADMRSMQQMQMPQQNKPTYAAQPYGQWGQSYGNGQQMGQYVPNGWQVPTYGVYGQAWNQQGYK
- the tia1l gene encoding cytotoxic granule-associated RNA binding protein 1, like isoform X1 — its product is MMMMMMDEDQPKTLYVGNLSRDVTEALILQVFSQIGPCKSCKMIIDVSFKAHGYLAFFRHTVKGIRVYSTLSCVFQTAGNDPYCFVEFYENRHAAAALAAMNGRKILGKDMKVNWASTPSSQKKDTSNHFHVFVGDLSPEISTDDVRAAFAPFGKISDARVVKDLATGKSKGYGFISFINKWDAESAIQQMNGQWLGGRQIRTNWATRKPSAPKPNNETSSKHLSYEEVLNQSSPSNCTVYCGGIATGLSDQLMRQTFSPFGQIMEIRVFPEKGYSFVRFDSHEGAAHAIVSVNGTCIEGNTVKCYWGKETADMRSMQQMQMPQQNKPTYAAQPYGQWGQSYGNGQQMGQYVPNGWQVPTYGVYGQAWNQQGYK
- the tia1l gene encoding cytotoxic granule-associated RNA binding protein 1, like isoform X2; amino-acid sequence: MMMMMMDEDQPKTLYVGNLSRDVTEALILQVFSQIGPCKSCKMIIDVSFKAHGYLAFFRHTVKGIRVYSTLSCVFQTAGNDPYCFVEFYENRHAAAALAAMNGRKILGKDMKVNWASTPSSQKKDTSNHFHVFVGDLSPEISTDDVRAAFAPFGKISDARVVKDLATGKSKGYGFISFINKWDAESAIQQMNGQWLGGRQIRTNWATRKPSAPKPNNETSSKHLSYEEVLNQSSPSNCTVYCGGIATGLSDQLMRQTFSPFGQIMEIRVFPEKGYSFVRFDSHEGAAHAIVSVNGTCIEGNTVKCYWGKETADMRSMQQMQMPQNKPTYAAQPYGQWGQSYGNGQQMGQYVPNGWQVPTYGVYGQAWNQQGYK